The following nucleotide sequence is from Caldicellulosiruptor saccharolyticus DSM 8903.
TGCCAGTTTTGGCTTTTCTAATTACACATTTAAAACGTTTACATCCCTCATAGTTCAGATAAGACCAAAAAAAATAAGCTCAGCTATTGCTGAGCAACTATAGTTTACATCCCTCATAGTTCAGATAAGACACCGAGCGATACAAAGTCGGCAGCTTGTACATTTTTAGTTTACATCCCTCATAGTTCAGATAAGACTACCGGGAACTGGTGAGAAGCCAACCTTGTTAAAACCGTTTACATCCCTCATAGTTCAGATAAGACCTGGTCATTCAGGGTAGAATATCACAATTTGGATACGTTTACATCCCTCATAGTTCAGATAAGACTTATTTAGAAAAGGCTATTGTGATAAATCAATATGGGTTTACATCCCTCATAGTTCAGATAAGACCTTTGCTATTTCCTTTGATTATTCTATAAACTTGTGCGTTTACATCCTTCATAGTTCAGATAAGACGTTATTTAGAGACACAGCAAAATTTCTTGAGAAAAAGTTTACATCCTTCATAGTTCAGATAAGACATATATGAAAAGCAGAAAAGAGATATATTGAATGCAGTTTACATCCTTCATAGTTCAGATAAGACGTTTCTTCTATTGCTTTTCTCAGTTCATACGGTATATAGTTTACATCCTTCATAGTTCAGATAAGACTGATGATTATTACCAACAACATACAGATATAAAAAAGTTTACATCCTTCATAGTTCAGATAAGACCCACTTTTATAAAAAACCTTGTAACTCAGTTACTACCTACAATTATACCTTATCCCATATTACTTTGCAATCAATATTATTTGCAGCAAAGGGGTGATAGGTTGTTGGAATAAAATACTAAATCGACTTCTTTTGCAGAATTGACAAGCTAGTTGCTCAGCTTGTTACTTTTTTAGGTTTGCTGCAAATTGGTTGTTTCTTGCAATACTTACAGTATCACAGAATCATAGTTCTTCTCCTGTCCAAGTATCTTCTTGCTGCATACAATTTTATACTCCATCTCGTAAAAATACACTGAATCCTCATCCTTTTCTATCACAGAAAAAAGTTCCCGTTTGCATTTTTCAAGCTTGCCATATGTTATTTCACCCTCAAATACAGAGTTTTGTACCCAAGTGAGGTACTTTTTCAAAATTTTTCGAACTTTATTCACACGTTTTTCATTAACGTCGTATGTAACTATTACAAATATTTTGCATCACTCCCTCATAGGAAGATAACTTCCAATACCAAAGTCTCTTATAAGAATATTAGAAAATTTTTTGTGAATAAGTCTTACTTACACTTA
It contains:
- the cas2 gene encoding CRISPR-associated endonuclease Cas2, which codes for MFVIVTYDVNEKRVNKVRKILKKYLTWVQNSVFEGEITYGKLEKCKRELFSVIEKDEDSVYFYEMEYKIVCSKKILGQEKNYDSVIL